The following proteins are encoded in a genomic region of Galbibacter sp. BG1:
- a CDS encoding PorP/SprF family type IX secretion system membrane protein, translating to MRINPGTLLLLLLCWSTCLFAQEDAPVAAINIPAQNQLKFDRFLINPTFSTVNEDFSYLNLYHRNQWVSFEDNYQTYLGSYSGRISDRSGVGISVYHQRFGTISNFGVVANYAYGIRLSEISNLTFGFNLSYYNSGVDRSNIVTPDPDDPTIANLEDGNLISFQPGLNLSIGKFDVGVYAENAFDYNIDESEQLTTFDEKTFTGHLMYTTRFKNGQGIMEDAKISALSRARFVPEEDVNLSGSIILDLPKLGWIQTGYDDYYGVAAGVGFNFTKRLSLGYTIEKGVSGQVANFGVTHEINFAYSFQPTLSENRVYEDLEEDEKLLVLEEEMLEEEEAIDTISDKATEIKRLRSLVAENNMIIDEMMFKQDSMEEARKNDINKRFAYIIKYVNDNKGKGNDAEVKKRAVAMMKEIDEDAYEKADTKYKQDYNNIGTSNKRAYSKAPEKSNTSKAVAGTDQKPAPQKAVQPKAATTAKSSNAAVTTTTLPNVEDGAYVIANVYKDEAYLHKFLDQLDAQGINAGYFEKNGLKYVYIDKYNTVADARAAHQTDFNGAYTGDVWVLNIKNDTNAAVQKSGAYVSADMKIKNAKGDRNRNPNINTDSDYLSNGLNYCTDRYVNSILNSYELDYNEALTKAEGKKKTTSEKGYYLIANVFAEDENADRYLAKLKEEGFEADIYINPKNNYKYVYLSKFKSWNKAMDSYRSSINYKDDIWIMPLKNT from the coding sequence ATGAGAATTAACCCCGGAACCTTACTGCTGCTACTTTTATGCTGGAGCACCTGTCTTTTTGCACAGGAAGATGCCCCCGTAGCGGCTATTAACATTCCGGCGCAAAACCAGTTAAAGTTCGATCGGTTTTTAATCAACCCTACATTTTCTACCGTAAACGAAGATTTTTCTTATTTAAATCTTTACCACAGAAATCAATGGGTAAGCTTTGAAGATAACTACCAGACCTATCTTGGAAGTTATTCGGGAAGAATAAGCGATCGCTCTGGAGTAGGGATAAGTGTATACCATCAGCGGTTTGGGACCATTTCAAATTTTGGGGTGGTAGCCAACTATGCATATGGAATACGGCTTTCAGAAATAAGCAACCTTACTTTTGGTTTCAACCTTTCTTACTATAACAGTGGAGTAGATAGAAGTAACATCGTTACTCCAGATCCAGACGATCCTACCATTGCTAATTTGGAAGATGGTAATTTAATATCCTTTCAACCAGGATTGAACCTTTCCATTGGAAAGTTCGATGTTGGTGTTTATGCTGAAAATGCATTTGATTACAATATTGATGAAAGCGAGCAATTAACCACTTTCGACGAGAAAACATTTACCGGACATTTAATGTATACCACTCGGTTTAAAAATGGCCAAGGTATTATGGAAGACGCAAAGATTTCAGCACTTTCCAGAGCTCGCTTTGTTCCTGAAGAAGACGTAAATCTATCGGGGAGCATTATTTTAGATCTTCCAAAATTAGGTTGGATACAAACGGGTTACGACGATTATTACGGCGTAGCAGCGGGGGTTGGATTTAACTTTACAAAGAGACTTTCTTTAGGGTACACAATAGAAAAGGGAGTAAGCGGACAAGTAGCTAACTTCGGGGTTACCCACGAAATTAACTTTGCATATTCTTTCCAACCAACACTTAGCGAAAACCGGGTTTATGAAGACTTGGAGGAAGATGAGAAATTGTTGGTTCTTGAAGAAGAGATGTTGGAGGAAGAAGAGGCGATAGACACTATTAGTGATAAAGCTACTGAGATTAAAAGACTACGTTCTTTGGTAGCAGAAAATAATATGATTATCGACGAGATGATGTTTAAGCAGGATTCTATGGAAGAAGCCCGTAAAAACGACATCAATAAACGTTTTGCCTACATCATTAAATACGTAAACGACAACAAAGGGAAGGGCAATGATGCTGAGGTTAAGAAAAGAGCAGTTGCCATGATGAAGGAAATTGACGAAGATGCCTATGAGAAGGCAGATACAAAATACAAGCAAGATTATAACAATATAGGTACGTCAAACAAAAGGGCGTATTCAAAAGCTCCCGAAAAATCAAATACCTCTAAGGCTGTTGCTGGTACTGACCAGAAACCTGCCCCTCAAAAGGCAGTGCAACCAAAAGCTGCAACCACGGCTAAAAGTTCTAACGCTGCTGTAACTACAACAACGTTACCCAATGTGGAAGACGGAGCTTATGTAATTGCGAATGTTTATAAAGATGAAGCTTACCTCCATAAGTTCTTAGATCAATTGGATGCTCAAGGTATTAATGCTGGGTATTTTGAGAAAAACGGATTGAAGTATGTGTATATAGACAAATACAATACCGTAGCCGATGCACGGGCAGCACATCAAACCGATTTTAACGGAGCGTATACAGGAGACGTTTGGGTATTGAATATTAAGAATGATACGAATGCTGCCGTACAAAAATCCGGGGCCTATGTTTCCGCAGATATGAAAATAAAAAATGCTAAAGGAGACAGAAATAGAAATCCGAATATCAATACCGATAGCGACTATCTAAGCAACGGTTTAAATTATTGTACCGATCGGTATGTAAATAGTATTTTAAATTCCTATGAATTGGATTATAATGAAGCTTTAACAAAAGCGGAAGGTAAAAAGAAAACGACCAGTGAAAAGGGATACTATCTTATAGCAAACGTTTTTGCAGAAGATGAAAACGCCGATCGCTATTTAGCAAAACTTAAAGAGGAAGGTTTTGAAGCCGACATCTATATCAACCCAAAAAACAATTACAAATATGTGTACCTAAGTAAATTTAAAAGTTGGAACAAGGCAATGGATTCCTACCGAAGCAGTATTAATTACAAAGATGATATTTGGATCATGCCTTTAAAGAATACTTAG